ACCATGGGTGTGTTTTTGGTCCTGACTTTACAATGTATAGCCAAGGTATTAACCATAATAGTCCAAGAGCACCTACAACTATAAATATAGCTTTCCACTCTAAATAAGCAGATAATAATCCTATAACAGGATAGGCTACTATACCTCCAATTGCAGCTCCAGAATTAAATACGCCTTGTGCTAAAGCACGCTCTTTAGTAGGAAACCACTCTGCATTTGCTTTCGCTGCTCCTGGCCAATTACCAGCTTCAGCTAAACCTAATATTGATCTAAAAATTGAAAAACTTAGCATACCTTGTGCAAATGCATGAAACATAGTTGCTACAGACCATACACCTATTGAAAGCGCAAATCCCATTCTGGTACCAATCCAATCAAAGATTTTACCAAACAATGCTTGACCACCAGCATATGATAATATAAAAACCGTTGATATCGTTCCAAATATTAACTTATGTCCATCTTGATCCATGTCTGGGAATAGATCTTTAGCAATTTCAGGCCAAAGTGCTCCAAAAGCTTGTCTGTCTATGTAGTTAACAACTGCAGCCAAAGCTACAAGTCCAACTACCCACCATCTAAGTCCTTTTAATTTCATGTTTTTTTTTAATTTAAAAAAATAAAAGTCTAAACCAAATAACAAGTAACTACTCATTATCAGTTGATTAACTTAATTTATATTGTTTTTGATTGAAAATAATTTGAGATTTAACTATCTTAAATTATCATCTGTTTATTTTATAAGTTATAACAGTATTTATACAGTTCGTTAAAGTGATTTTTCATTGCCTGTTTAGCTTCAATTGGGTCTTGATTTTTAATGGCTTCAAAAATTAATTCGTGTTCTTTAATTGCTGTTTGAGACAAATTTTTATCACAAACATGATACTTTTCAAAATTTGTAATTATTTCTGGTGTAATAATTAACATAAAAGTATTCATTGTACTGTTTCTACTTGCTCTTGCAATAGCTAAGTGAAATAACAAATCTTCTTGAACTGCATCTTCTTTATTAATTACTTTATTTTTATAAGCATCTAAGGCAGATTTCATTTTTTCTAAATCCTCATCTGTACGTCTTAAAGCTGCTAGTCTAACCGTTTTTAATTCTAACAAAATTCGGGTTTCTACTAACGATTTAAAATCTGGATCCTCTAATCTTAAAATATCTTCTATCATACCATTAAGCGCTATGACTCCAATATTTGCTACAAATGTTCCGCTTTGTGGAATTGATTTTAACAGACCATAAAACTCTAATTTTTGAATGGCTTCCCTTACACTACTTCTAGAAACTTCAAACATTTCTGATAACATACGTTCAGCTGGCAATTTATCTCCAGGTTCAAGATTTTTTTTATTAATTAAATCTCTGATGTTAGCAATTATTGTCTTCTGAATATTAAAATTTTCGTTTTTTGTAAGGATTTCCAATTTCATATAAATAACATTTTATTTATTTAACTTTTCATGTCAAATTTAAGAATTCTGAGTAGACTTTTATTTAATTATTAAGCTAAACTTTAAGGTCTTTTTAATGACCTATAAAGCCTAACTTAACAACAAGACTAATCAAATATTTTTAGTGTTTGACTTCTAAATCATAATATCTAACTTTTGCAAAAGCCCCTTCATCTCTGGTTTGCAAATAGTTTCCTGCTTTAAAATAGTTTTCAAAAATACCCCATTTTTTCATGTGGATATCTTCGTAAACTTTGTATTCGTTTTCATTTAAAATAATCACCATTTTTCCGTCAGAAACTTCCACTTCTAAAGTAAATTTTTTGAATCCTACTTCTTGCTCAAAATTAAATCCTTCGTCATCATCCCAAGCATCTTCATGTAACATTTCTTCTTCTGTTGCATCTAAGTTTTTAAGGACTTTTGTTTTTACTCTAATTTTTCCTTTGTCCCAATAAATTTTAAGAATTGGTGGTGCATTATTATCTTTCTCTCCTATTAAATCTCTTTGTTCATTAGTTAATCTACCATGAATTTGCATAATGATAGTGCGATGATATTTACCCTCACTATCTTTAGAAATATCATCTATTGCTAATTTTCCTTTCATATAACCACCTTGCTTAAATGTCCAATTAACATTATTATCTCCAGATACCATTTGCTCTCTTAGTTCTGACCTAGAGTATTTAGTATTTGCAGTGGTTGCGCTACTTGGAAATGCATAAAAAACAATTGCTCCTTTTGTAGAATCGTTATACATATAAGGTTTTAACGATTCATTTGTAGCGTAATCCAAAATTTCTGGAGGAGACACTTCTTGTGGCTTTTTACCATCACCAGCAGGAGTTGTTACTTTCCAATGGATTAAATCTATGTTTGGCAGTTTATATCTATTTCTTTTCTTTTTTTTCTTCTTCTTTTTTGATTCAACTTTAGACTCTGTAACAACCTTATTAGATTGACAGTTAGCATTGAAGACTGAAACAAAAACAAACAAGACTATTAATTTAAGTTTTATACGCATAAGTTTCAGTCTTTAATTTTTATTGATTGTTATTAATTATTGTAAATCGGCTGTAAAATTATCTACTCTAGCTTCTTCACCTTGATTGGTGATGTAAATACTTACTGTGTTATTAGCGCCAGAATTAAACATAATGTTTACTGGCGTGTAAGCTTCTGCAGATCCAGTAAAAGATTGTAAGATTGCTGCATCTGTTTCAGCTTGAGTAGTAAATCCTCCACCTGCAAGTATTGCAACTGTACATGATCCACCAGCAGCTTCTAGTCTATATGAGTAAGAAATTACGTAATCTGTGTTTGGAGATACTTCAATTTCTTGGTAACCAATTCTGTCTCCTGCTCCTGGAAATTTAGCTGCTTGTCCACCATCTGGAACAGTACTACTTGTATTAATTTGAATTACACCACCTAAGTTAGAGTTTTTCCAAGAATCACGACCATCTCCTGAACCATCAGGTAATGTATTATCCTCAAAACTTGGTTCTAGAATAACAGGTATGATAGCTAAAGGCTCTTCTGGTTCAAACACCACAACATCTATTGTTACTGTATCAGATGCACCATTAGCGTCACTTGTTGTTAAAGTAACTGGATAAGTCCCTTCT
The genomic region above belongs to Olleya sp. Hel_I_94 and contains:
- a CDS encoding FadR/GntR family transcriptional regulator, with amino-acid sequence MKLEILTKNENFNIQKTIIANIRDLINKKNLEPGDKLPAERMLSEMFEVSRSSVREAIQKLEFYGLLKSIPQSGTFVANIGVIALNGMIEDILRLEDPDFKSLVETRILLELKTVRLAALRRTDEDLEKMKSALDAYKNKVINKEDAVQEDLLFHLAIARASRNSTMNTFMLIITPEIITNFEKYHVCDKNLSQTAIKEHELIFEAIKNQDPIEAKQAMKNHFNELYKYCYNL
- a CDS encoding polysaccharide lyase family 7 protein: MRIKLKLIVLFVFVSVFNANCQSNKVVTESKVESKKKKKKKKRNRYKLPNIDLIHWKVTTPAGDGKKPQEVSPPEILDYATNESLKPYMYNDSTKGAIVFYAFPSSATTANTKYSRSELREQMVSGDNNVNWTFKQGGYMKGKLAIDDISKDSEGKYHRTIIMQIHGRLTNEQRDLIGEKDNNAPPILKIYWDKGKIRVKTKVLKNLDATEEEMLHEDAWDDDEGFNFEQEVGFKKFTLEVEVSDGKMVIILNENEYKVYEDIHMKKWGIFENYFKAGNYLQTRDEGAFAKVRYYDLEVKH
- a CDS encoding PKD domain-containing protein produces the protein MKNKVNIIRTTTFLLVSMIMSFTFTSCEDQFEFELPDANSKVDTVLPTANFTYAADIDDFKKIYFSDLSSESTMYLWDFGGGVTTTDQDPTYTFEAGEGTYPVTLTTSDANGASDTVTIDVVVFEPEEPLAIIPVILEPSFEDNTLPDGSGDGRDSWKNSNLGGVIQINTSSTVPDGGQAAKFPGAGDRIGYQEIEVSPNTDYVISYSYRLEAAGGSCTVAILAGGGFTTQAETDAAILQSFTGSAEAYTPVNIMFNSGANNTVSIYITNQGEEARVDNFTADLQ